The Argiope bruennichi chromosome X2, qqArgBrue1.1, whole genome shotgun sequence sequence ACAGAAACAGCCCCAGAAAAAACCATAAGGACTAGACGTAATATATTCAATACGTGTGGTGGCTCTAACCAAAgcacaaatttcaaataaaatgtatttaattccaGAAGTGAGGActgtaatgaaattgaaaaagaaaacattaatttttaaattaacataacaATACTGAacattttaataggaaaaaagcaatacgaatttctttaaatactacttttggataaagttataaaattctaatgatgATAAAAGCAAATTATCTGCACACACATAACAATTATGAGCAAATTATGTACAAAGAATTATGTAACAAATAACAGATTGGTTTATTCAAAGCTCATTGTAAATTGTAAGACTAATAAACATAATGATCTCGAAGCAAATTGACTTTAGAATCAAAGAGATAAagataattcttgaaaaaatcgCCAAGAATTTCaacatactttaattaaaaaatatgactaaaCTTAAATACTGCTATTTCCAAACTTAATTAGTCCATTTTTGTGCAATAGCAACATATACAGCAGTTCTATAGTGAATTACACACTGATtttgggaaaaaaacattttgacggaaacattaataataattaatgcatcaacacattctttttcaaaatgaataatcatATTAAGATTCTGACAAAGCTCAAATAGCATAAcatttatcatgaaataaaattgacccaataaaatttcataacgaGTGTCtagtaaaattacatttcatctaTGAGCAAACTTTCAATGTAGAACATGTTCTAAGATAGATAATATtcatcaaaggaaaaaaattattaaacaaaattggttcatacattaaattattattatgattgagaaattatgatataatttttaatatagcacCTATGCATTGCTGATGAGATATATGTTTTTAGATGGCTTAacaaccatttaaaatatttactactgtTAGAAAGATAgacttttaaagatttaaagcattaattatatCATCTAGTTATCAATCCTGTAGGGAAACAAGTTCATTTATTTCTCTCCATTGGCTGCTGAAGCAGATTTAGTATCatgtaaatttacattaaaatacaaaaaaaaaaaaaaaaaaaaaaaaaaaaaaatcagaaccaTACTGGACTAGATATTAAGGGCGAATTTTACCTGCTacaaatgaataaagaattaaacattatCAGACTGTTGAATGAGATTGaagtaaaaaattcataaataaaagggattaaaagaaactgaatatttgtctttttcttaaaattaactttggaatatatatttttttcaatgtttaaatagaaatttctaagcAGACAAAGTCAGAACAGAAactgaataaaatgtaaatgtcttttgtaaaatataaaataataaataaatgtcttttgtaaaatataaaataataataaataaatgtcttttgtaaaatatttttaaactgaaatcatGGTTCCCTCTCTGAAtgattatatgtttaatatataattttacaaaagatatGGATACAATAGAAATTAAACCCCACTGAAAGaggaaaataattctgaaatgcaataatcatttcatatgataaaaatatctttggaGGTTTTCAATTTACTAactacttcagttttttttttttttttgtagaattacttattttatactgAGAAACCATATAGTATTTTCTCCTCTATGGATTAAAATTTATGACGAACAAAGCAAAACTCTCTATAGAATTAGTTCCacaagaaaagaatttcttttcttacttGACTAATTAAAGTTGTAATTATTTCtcatttgcaataatttaatattttcaattttcaggaACACACATTTTTAAACAGGTATTCACTTTTCTATGAAGTTGCATaaacgtaattatttaaataaattgtattttaattgaattatttaagctaaaattgtttcattattttgtaataaaattggcAGTATAATTTGGTTAATATGCtttgaatattgaatataaacataCAAACTGCCCAATGCCTCTAATCATCAGAATATCCCACtcattttataatcgatttttccCCCTTATgctgctttttaatttatatcaagatTATTGGAGAAGTACAATTTTAAACAGCCAGTTGCTGAAGATAACACTTGAAGCAGCTCCCAAAATCATAACTTCATTCATCACACCAACATGTTATTTGAATCACAAAAAACAACTAAAACTACAGCTGGTACATGtgtatgaaagattttaaatcgAACCAGATCTTAAGTTCCTATTCTTCTAATTCTGAATCGCAGATTTTGTCATCAGATTCCTGAGGAtatatctcttaattttaatttgttcataaattttgacagataagtttaaattttataattcggCAATACTTTTACATCAAATCACAAATAACTTGCATTTGTAAGAATAAAAAACAAGACAATCACTAATACTATCTTTTATGAATGAAAGCGAAATAATTTTGGTACATACAATTAAGgacgaattttaattttactttaaacataagatgtaaaataagaaaattgaactGTTTCCAATCAAATGATTAATAATGTTTCTATCATGaaagtgttttgaatttttatatatatatatatgtatatggcGTAATCACtatcaatgaaatttaagttttctttCCACCAAAATATTAACCAATACTAACAACAggcttacaaaataaatattttggcttATTTGTCACTTTTGttcaacatattttttctttttatcaagacTAGAAGATAATTTGCATTTATCAAGCATTTATCAAGATAAATgctctagaaaaaaatatcaatatataaacaaaacttcatatatcaaatttccatACATCTAAAATCTCTACATAACCTATTTTTTTTCCAGTCTTggattttcaacagaaaaaagaTTTCTGTTTACATCAAGTAAAATTTCTAcataacgaaaaaaattatctataaccAATGGTTTGAATAGCAACCTGGCCTTTTTCTGTTAGctgaatcaaaaattaagaaaaaatatttatcaccgATTTTTATTACCATAGTAATTCTCGGAAGACCTAAGATCGcttaaggaaaagaaataaaaactttcatacGTCATTTTTAGTTTCTGTTCTCAGAAATGCTacgaaatttttacattaaattcagTTTAGCATTAAAATTCTTATGACCCCCAAACTGAAACCTTTAAATGTGAAAGAGTTCatcttaataaaattcataagaagtaaatataaaaataaagacgtGGTAAAATATCAATTCCTTGGTGAGCACActatcaacaatttaaaaaagataattcattatgcatttattcaaataagttttgTTAACAGTTTaatcttatcaattttttaacaCCAAAATAACTATGCACGTTTCCTTTTTTCTTGtacgaaaataatgaaaatttttcaataagtattTTTGTATACTAAAATTTCTACATAACGAATTTTATTCAAGGAATCTTGAAGttcaaaatgtagaaaaatccactagtaaatatttttaatgaacggAATTACTTTggttaatttaacttaatttggtaacttattttaaactttatacaaTTAGAgtatataaatgaatgtttttctgtGAATCAGCAAATTTTACAGTAAGCGACTTtgttgaactttttaaaatgaaaaataccaaTTTGACcagtttttatagtattttatactgttaaaaatttgaattttatttgtgtgtgtgctCATGCACATGATTTAAACGGGCATAcctgaaattcttcaaaaaaactattcataaaataataatcctTCCTTCCTTCCCCGCAgatcaacaaattttaattcaatgaaactaAGGGAAAATATGAGCTATCCtccaaaatagataaattatgGTGTATTTGAATGATTTGGAATGTCTCATTTAAcctaatttcaatttatatatatatatatatattgtaaatttaaacaaaatcgaTTGCAAGTATTCCAATTTCAACAGTAAGAATAGGCGAGGAAAAAatagtgtaataaaaataatgtaatataatactAGTCAGTAATTTTGTCAATCTTACCATAAATATTAATCCAAGCACACCCAGCCATCTTGTTAATGATGACGTTGGTTGCCAATCAAACTGAATCCAAGAATATGGACCAAACTGAGCGGCAATTCTTTGTAATTTCCCTGTATAAGTAGGAATCTTCCACAGACCTCGCCAATGATATGGCTTCatggaaagatattttaatgtaatcattCCTAAATAGATTCCAAGACCATTGCATATAAGTGCATCCATTAGCCACTGTAAAATACCATGAAGTTAATTTcacacaaaagaaataaaaatttcactacaGCAGAAGAttaatttaagaagtaaaaaaaaaagatcttaatattaaaaaaaattaaaccaaaattagGACAATAGAAAAGTAAATGCTTGTACAGACATCTAACAAAATACAGAGAACATCtgcaaaataagagaaaattatgaCTCACAAGGGGCCAGACCTCTACCCTTTGACTTCAGTATGAATTGTATATAACATGAGACGGATGCACAGAACCCATGTATTCTAATTACTGGAATATAAAGTCATTTCTTCTGTAGAGAAGtttctaattttgaaagtgaaagtagaagaaaaaaactaaagcTCTATTTTTTTTAGTCCAAATATCGCCAAAAATATTCAAGTCAAGCTATTGGAAGGGCATAAAGTAGTATTCTACTTTATTACCAGATTCTTAAAATTATGCTAGGGCCGCTGGCTTGACGGGGTTCATAGCCAGGTTGATTAGAAATGTTATTATCCTAgtagccaaataaataaatttgtaaaaaataaaatctataaattataaaatattacgataATGTTAACTATTTGTTAAGAACATTTGGTTGAGATCCAAATGTTCTTAACAAATCCAAATGTTTCTTCCAAATGTTCCTTCACATTAACAATCCAAATGTTTCTTCACATTCACTTAGTATtaccatatttataaatacataatatctaaaataaaagttcGTAGAAACGTTTATGCTGCACCGACTTgagttgtaataaataaataaaagcaggaAGAtactaaaaggaaaaaataacattaaattattccTTAATATGATGATTTAGCAAAAAATGTACTGATATGTGAATTCAACTAAACTGATTTATTATAAGATGGGCCCTATAGTGTGCACTGCCTAGAACcgctaaatatttaaatctgccACTATCAGCTTCGGAGTTTCAAATTACAAGCTATCACTTGATAGAACTATAAGATGTAAAAGATGTTTTCTAAATTGTCATCCTGACATAAATGTTTacattgcattatttaattaaattgaaataatgcaatCAAAACTTTCCAAATCAAGATATGTAAAAAATAGTATTGTGTTGCTGCAAAAGTgatcataaacatatttttaaaacactctttctttttaaaatgcttaagtACATCTGGCCTTTTCATACCTTGCTACGATAAATTACATACTGCCAAAATGCTTCCCATTccaaatagattttttatatcTCACTCTGATTAGATGCGAGAGAAAATCTACACTCCCTTTCGATTTTCTGTATATGAAAATTGACCATTTTTGTTCAGTATTGAATCTCTTAAGACATTTTTAACTTAAGACAAAACTTTTGTTGTGATCTTATAGCACAACtttaatacaaatgaattttattaaagacagaaattatgattgtaaaaatgtaagaaaatacaAACCAATCATCTTTTACTGTGAGGAATCAAtatattcactttcttttttattatcttaatccTAAACAGTATTTGTTCGGCATTAAATGGAATCTTTGTTAAATGGAATGTTTTAATATACATACAAATCTAAAACaagattataaaatcttttttttgtcttttcaaataacaaaaagttattgacaattttaattatgtaatactTTCCAGTCATGAATCAAAAATTACCTTGaccactaagtttttttttttgcaatgtttgACCTAACATCAGTTCTTTTAGAAAtgttaaatacttaaaatgtCTGACTAAttctataatacaaaaattcCCTTTAGTTGGATACATTCATCAAAAAGATTTGAAGAGCAAAGTTACTTCATGTGCTAtaagaaaacaacaaaataaacattcaaatagtttaaatacaaaaatattcaaacaaacatCTTCGAGATAAGAAGGAGAAAGTTGTttttgataatgcattttgaatcgttactataataaagaaaattattaatcttatatGAGATCCAGATTGAAAAGAAACTTTCTGTGATTggtcacatattttttttttttctgtaatccaACTCATAACCTAACCAGTCAAatctaatgtatttaaaaattttgttaaaaacaaagaaataaatgagaaacaagaaatgattatttagataccaaaaagctatttaaaataacatgaccacaaaatttcgtttaaaaaaaactttgcaatttACATTTGTacaaaaatacagaatatttcaGGCTTCTGCCATATATCAGaaacataaatattcaattatttcatatttagatttttatttaaaattttcgaatttcctGACaacaaaaagttgaaaatttaatatgtaaaaaaattaataacaatacttGAACATTTATATCTGATATTCAAATAGAGATAAACTAATTAAAGATAAGCAAATAATTCTCTTTGGGCATTCAATTAGCAGAAATAATTTCCAACATTCATCAGGCTGTTTCTATACTGTACATGAAATGCGGTACATTAAATACAAAGTCATAGTTTATATACTACTActtgtatttaatgttttatcgATCATTATAACTTACTCTAATTGTAATCCCTTCCTTCatgaattgtttaatttatttatgattaaactacaaaaattttacagttatttttttatttcatatctctGGCTTCAATAAACATTtcacttttttcaataattatacttATTCACGATCTTGTCTAGGAGTCCccaaattaaaacaaacatatttcccatttatattttatacaaattcattacatattatactttgatttaaattatatttaaacagactacaaacagtattttttaaatttcataattgaacTGAATTTTAAACCCTTTAAGTCTATCTATTATTATAtccattcattaaattaaaaaaaaaaaacttacatgaTCCCACCAACATTCACTAAAGTTTGGCAACTGATGTTCAAGTGTATATTCAAGGATCTCGAACATAATGCTCATAACTGTACAAATCCACCAATCACGTAGCATTAAAGTCTGAAAATTTAAACAGCAATAGTTTAAAATGAGGCATGTGAAGATCAAagtagtacaaaaaaaaaaaaaatgcatattttgagtAATACTAAAACTAACTTTTATCCACCAACCAAAGAAATGTGTTGGAACAAAAATGTCCATTTTGTCCTACAAAAGAAAGGGGAAATAAGTACAAGATAGAATTGATAAAGCAGCTGAAACAGTAATTCGAATAAACACAtggctttaaataataaaatatgaaagactTTTGTACAAATCTTTATAGGGTTAAACTTCAGATTAATATCTGATGCTGTAACACTGAGGcaatgcaatattaaataaacgaatcaatACATTCAAACTAGTTGAATTGTGAATTACTAACAATTCTACCACTTGCTAAATgtagaagaatataatttatatttaaaatgtataaatatattttcccagtcattatcttaaaacaatttgaTTATTCAAGCATATTTACGTTccaaatcattatataaattaataaaatatgtatatgataATCATTAGCATGGAATGTACAaatcataaaaaaggaaaaaatatgaatttaagccTTTATCTTCTCTTACCCAGATGTTATGAAAAGGATCACTAGGATGTGAAGAGTCATACAAGAGACAATTTCCTCCATATTTCTTCTCAGATAACGGCTTTCCCAAATTCTTATCAATATGTTTCAGTAATTGTCTTGCATCATCAGCAGtctatatataaagaatataaacaaagaaaagcaaaatattctttaaaacagtataaaataaatttttatcaatattatcacaaatgaaattatttttaaaatattgtgtataaTTGAACTgttaataaaagcatttcttataaatatacttaaaatatgcaaataaatctgaaatctattaagaaatatattcactGCATAAATTAAATAAGGTTATAACTTTCAGATAAAGACATCTAAAATTCTACTCAGAATGTAATGTTTCATTCATAAAAGATGTCACAAAGATTTACTAAACATGTTGCATATTTATACAGATACATAGCAAGTTTATATTTTGCCACAAGTATTGCAACGAACATGCACTATCctttattgttcaaataaaaaacttACTTGAAAGAGAATAAATATCAAAGCAAGCTCATAAACAATGCTGGTGCAGAAAACAAATCTCCATAAggctaaagagaaaaaaaaactttaaataaacatttatttattattattattattatttacatactcAGATACGtccattatttacaaaaataattaatggccAGTATATTAGAAATGGAAGTGAcagcaaaactatttttaataaagttattatataGAATGAGGCAGATAAATTGGATGTTTTAAAACAGTGCATGGAAGTTTGGAAAGAGGGATAAATGTGTCAGTGAGGATATCATATACTCTTATTCATGGCATTAATCACAGGCTTTAAAGGAGCATGCTTTTGATTATGACACTTTCATGAGAAGGTAGTGAATCATATATTGCATTTCAGCATGAGTTTTGTAGCAGAATCAAAATTCATGTATGCCCTCTAATCAACTCTGATCTTCTAATAGATTAATCTTCATTTAAGAGGttcataaacaaaaacaaaatcaccTGGTAACTTATATAAGGTATAAATTCCAGAAAATAGGAAAAGGCCAGATAATGGTACTATAAAAGCCATACCACTATGATCAGAGACATTCTGCAGAACTTCAATGTATATATGAAAATGAACATTATCTGCATTCAAAAATACAGTTTCTAAGACTTTTTGCTTATGAATATTTGGAACCGCTGTTTGATGACAAGGATGACAACTGGTCTGGCATTTCCCTTCTGCAAGCTTCCACACCAAACCAGTGGGAGGACATTTTGTCATGAttaatttaacatgcaccagattCATTTACATGGTGTTTCTTCATTGGAATTGGGTTTCAAACCTGGAACCACCTAATCCCAAACTTATTGCCAGTTTACCACAGCCTACATTGGATAAATGCTATATAATCATGCaagaaaaatctcaatttttcttgcagaaacaaaaagtttttgtgaatatttcaaaaacattgtaTCTGCCCCCACTCTGTAGCAAGAAACATATATAAAGAggattaattcattaaatacatttattcttgAATTCATACAACTGATACCTGAAATTCAttgtaaactatttaaattatatctaatttaacaaacataactattaatttaatatatatgcacagaatttgtttaaaaagtatcTTCTGAAAGTCAAAGCAAAAGAACAAGGAAAAACAATATGATACTGATATATAACTAATACAAGCCTGTATAGGCATATAAATGGGAGAAAGAAAAGTTCACACAAAACTGCcatatttaataacaaagaattttaaaaacccAAGTAAGATAATTCTACAAATCTAAATATTACagagttgaaattttcaaaaacaacatTCCCATTCagttatctgaaaatatttcttatatcatcCCTCATATACATAAGATTTAACAACAGGAATGGAAGCAGAAACAGCACGTTAATGCATTATTCAATcagataaaaattaacattaattagaTAATCCAATTTGTAGAGCTTTCtagtttttgctttaaaaaaaactattccttttatttcatagaagaaatgctataattttcaaaatgtccaAACATTTTTgctgcaattaaaataaacaaagctATATTATTATTCTATGATGATGAACTATGTTTCCCATTGCTGTTAGGAAAAGGCAGGTTTTAAGGAAAagaattctcatttaaaaatggaatgaaattggCTTACCTGCTAGATATTATAACATTGTATAATTAAATACACATACCTGGATGAGGCCTTGTAAATGGTCCATCAGGAATTTGAGTGACTCCCAAAAGTAGGAAAACTAATATGCATGCAAGAATTCCcctttaaatatatacttttataaataagaagCAAAATCTATATGATTtatgaatacacacacacacacacacacacacaaagaatgaaaaaaataaagctaactaCACAACTACCAGAAATATTAAACCTTGAAAATATACACTATTATCTTTAAGGTCAGAGATAGATGAAGGGAGTTTAGAAAAGGAATAAGTAATTAGTaaggtattttaattaaaacaaatcataaacatacatgcaattaaataatttacaaattctttaatGCTTTGAGTAAAAGATCTTCCTAAATTAATGctaaagatcaaaataaataaatctttgttaCTACATCTTTACTTTAGTACATATAACTTCCTCTTTTAAaccaatgtataaaaaaatttagaaattgtttatCTACTAATTACTTAAAGCTAAGACTGTCCccatagttatatttatttggcagaacaattgtatttttataacttatctTTTGAGAGTACATTCTGATTTACTGATTAATCAACTCACCCCCCATGCCTTTAGTATGACAGATAAGTGGGTAATTAAATGTTCAAAAGTTTTCTAAAAGAACTATAATTGGATTTGGTATCTTATTTTGTAAACATTGCAATTAAACTGTTCAATTTCGGaacacaaatagaatttttttcttcttctgttaaATAGCTTAATAGACATTATTTTGCccattttatttgtgtttattgACAGTAATAAAACAACAATTCAGAGGAAATTGCTGTTAGGAAAGAAAAATACAAGAACTGCgccaataaatttgaaaattatatagtatttttcaaataattgttaaacTGTAAAAGAAACTTTTGTAAATTGTAAGAGAAACTTTTTGATCAAACTTAACAttagacataaaaatattcaaatttatcagtttttagaattcttaatattttaacaagTATACATTGTAAAAGTGGAGAAAAAAATGGAGTGTATTTCAGCAttacatgcattttaaattccaattaaaacttttattttataaacttaccTTTTCACATTATATTCTAAATCAGTTGATACTTCCTCAAAGAAAGCAACATAAACAAGAGCACACGTAAGCAAAAAAAGAACAGTTAATGTATGTGCTCgcctgaaaaataattacaatataattatattttgaaataaaaccagTTAACGTTTTATAAACTATTGGACACATAAATATGACTCAGTCCTTTTTTTAAGGTAAAGAAAAGACAGttgtttgcaataaaaattaaaaatagatttattaaaaatatttcccttcaGAAATAACAAGCCTTTTTCCATCTTTTAGACAAATGTATTccataaagggggggggggggaaacgaGTTGCTTAGATGCATTCCATttataagccatttttttttttttatatatctgcaTGGGAATTGAATCTCTTTCCAGAAAAGGTACTCTGATGGAGTAAAACAAATTGTAATCCAAAAGAGCAACATTTGACAAATATGGTAGATGGGGCATCACATCCTATCATGGTGAACCTAAAGTTTTTTTCACTTATCCCCCAACACATGGACAAGCATTGTGAATTTGGAAAACAACTTTGTCACGTGTTTTTTCAAGGCAACATATAAATTAATCAACTGTTGCTTATATTGTTTATCATTGATAGTTTCATCAAGTAACTGTTTCAAATCtgcatttcgattttttttcctttgtttttggTGATTTACCACATTCTCTGtcacatatattaaaattgtcatttttaaattgcCAGACCATTTTTTGCAAGTTGTATTCAATCCACTACAAATGTTCGGCAGCAACCTATGTGTTTCAACagcaatttattttgaacaagAATAATGTAACAAAATTCCTTGTAAATGCTGTTTGTTTACATAAAACTCTACATATTTTCTAGGCTAATATATATTAACTAGAGGTCACACACAAATTCTTAAAGGTTCTAGTCAAACTTTACAAATACATCTTTTCTGGTTTATTTGATGGtaattggtattaaaaaaatggacaGAGTCACATTTCTCCGCCCAATATTTACAAGAACGCTGTCAaaaagtcatattatattaaGACAAATACATTGCTAAAAGTAAAAAATGGTCTCCACAAatcataacattaataaaaattgcatcttGCAAAATATGAATATGATATAGTATAGAATATAACATTATTGTTGTAAAATCTTAG is a genomic window containing:
- the LOC129960528 gene encoding phosphatidylserine synthase 2-like, which translates into the protein MVLEKEINTNGKHSGFCNLQRVTSVHDWESYKVKDVFDDGTMTFFWRAHTLTVLFLLTCALVYVAFFEEVSTDLEYNVKRGILACILVFLLLGVTQIPDGPFTRPHPALWRFVFCTSIVYELALIFILFQTADDARQLLKHIDKNLGKPLSEKKYGGNCLLYDSSHPSDPFHNIWDKMDIFVPTHFFGWWIKTLMLRDWWICTVMSIMFEILEYTLEHQLPNFSECWWDHWLMDALICNGLGIYLGMITLKYLSMKPYHWRGLWKIPTYTGKLQRIAAQFGPYSWIQFDWQPTSSLTRWLGVLGLIFMSSLLELNTFYLKFVLWLEPPHVLNILRLVLMVFSGAVSVREYFQLLDDPDCKTFGRQSWVMVAIVVTEFLVIAKFDYDTITKPLPTHIIYFWIIALCSLFLWTVWKFFCKKVEGNQDLNDSQSPLEEEVINQDDSSKENGTNEFHHSALKKTM